Within Colius striatus isolate bColStr4 chromosome 5, bColStr4.1.hap1, whole genome shotgun sequence, the genomic segment TCTGCAACAGTTGTGGCAAACCAGATCAGGAAATCTTAGGTTGTGGAAAGAGGACTTTTCTATAGCAGAGAAGTTTTGCATCCATTAGACATGTAGTTTTCTATAGCATCTGCTGTGAGTAAACCTGTTCTCCTCGTGAATATAGCACTGCTGTCATTGTGTTGTTGTATGATTATATAGGTGTGGTACTATAAAAgcatatgtatatacacagaAATACTATCTTTTCTGTCTCATACACCTGAGACATGTTCCTTAAGCACTCATAGTTTTCAGTCACTCTATCCTTATTTGCaattacagaaagaaatggGGAAATCTCTTTCTCTCAACATCTGTTTGCTAATTGGGCTAATTTGTAGCTGGCAAAGCAGAATGAAATCAatctttgtgttcttttttaGGCCCTGGTATATCCAGCTATGAGAGTAACCCTGGAGCTCTTGGCAAATCCTTTGATGACTGTCTGAATAAAGTCAAGGAGAGAATACCAGTCCATCTGcataaaaatacttctgtttatCTGGGGGCTACAGCTGGCATGAGACTCCTGAGGTATGGCAGAAACTTGAACTCCTCTGTATGTGTACTAGTATAGcgctctgtgaaaacagaataTGAAAACTGTATTGGATGCATTGTTATCCATTGGAAATTGTCCATTTCTAAAGGAAATGGAGCCCAGccaatttaatttaattaacatttttgaTAGGGAAAGAAGGGTGTATAAAAACGCTCTGTTATGCCatattgaaaagaaatgcttgctttattctggagaagacaaGAGTTTAATTTCTCTTCTATGTCTATCTTAAAATTTAGTGTTACATAAACAGATCATGTCTATCTGTGGGCAGCAAAGGCAGAGTAAAGCTAGACACAGTGGTGTTTTCTGAGTGTGAATATGGTTAAATGAGGCTTTTGGGGTTTGTCTGTGGCTTTAGCCATGGCACAAACTTTCTTTTTCCGTTTGTTCTGTGGCTAAACAGTGGGAACACAGGCTCCAGGACTGTTTTAACCAGTAGCTATCATATAAGCACTCAGCTTCCTGAAAAGGGAAGTATATATAAGAAGCAAAACACCCATGAACTTGTATGATAAAGGATGAAGTTTGTACATAGTGGGGGCGTGGCTTGCTGAAACTATGCTGGGCAGTTCCCTGTCATAAGCTTTCCTTTAAGGAAACAATGTCTATTTTTATTAGGTGATTGTAGGGGTTTTCTTGAATTGCCAGTCAGTGAACAATAAACATGAAATTGCCTTTCCAGATGCTCAGTCTCTCATGTTTTGTGAACTGCTTAGGTTGCAAAATGAAACGGCAGCCAATGAAGTCCTTGCAAGCATTCAAAACTACTTCAGAGCGCAACCTTTTGAATTTAGGCATGCTCAAATCATAACTGGGCCAGAGGAAGGGGTGTATGGATGGATAACAGCCAACTATTTAATGGGCAATTTTTTAGAGGTGTGTGTAAAAAATCTGCATGCTTTCCTTTTCACTGTTTCTCTCTTATAAATGAGAAGTTTGAGAGGATGTGCCTGTTAAACACCATACCTGTAACTTTTGTTTTGCACTGAAATATGTGGCAGGGTCTTTTTGTGGTAGtaatagaagaaaacaaatatcaaAGAACATGATGTTACAGGAATGTGATACAGTAAAGGTTGAGCCACAAAACAGAGCTCTTCCCAAAATGACATCAGATGCTTTACATAGAGACAGACCTCGTGTTGCTCTTAAATACATTGGTATGTTAAGTGTGAAAGGTGTTGTCTTGCTCTTCTGtgacccagcagctctgctggtgaaggatctgcaCAATTTAGGGGTCTCCAAATTGTTTGGCAGTGTTGGCTCACTTGTCTGAAGCAAACAAGACTGTTTGCAATTACTGTTCGAAGCAGTAAAGGTGGTTAAGCTGATGGGGCCAAATGTGCCCCAGCTGAGGCAGAAATCACTCATGCACAGTTCATTCCAATACTGTTGAAAAGCTGCAGGCTATGAGCAGGAACTGTGATACCAACTCCAATATAAAGATATTTATGCTGTCCTTGAACTTGGAATAGGGTCAGAGGAGCCTCATAACAGAGAGGGAGACAAATGTGTTGGAAGATCCTTTTTTATATATAAGTATTCATCATCATTTTGTTCCCAGTAAAGCTGTACCAAAATGTTCAACTGGTCATCTGCATTTGTGACAGCAGTGTGCTGCCCTTGGCATTAACTGCACTTCTTCCACATAGTCCCACTAGCTTGAAAAAAACTTTCACACAAACCCCTGAGTATTATTAGCTGTCCTGGTTGAATAGTTCCTGTTAGATCCCTGCAATTAAAAAGCAGGAATTACTTGCTGGTGATCTGAGTGATAGCTCATGGCAATTGTGTTGTTGACTTCGCAAAGACAAGAGTTAAATTCTGCCAGGAACTGTTAATGGGAATCTTTCAGTGTAGAATTTTCTTGTGAGCATATTTACTAACCCATGAAGCTTCTTCTCCCTTCTTGTGTATACATGCAAATCATCATGCTCAGTAGATAAATGCTACAGTAAATATTGAGATGGATAATCATACAAAATCTATATTCTGCATTGTGACTGTGTAGATAACATACAAAATTTGGGGATGTTTTGGGTAATAGGGAAAAATGCCAGCTGAAGGATCAGATTTCTTGCCACTGCAGTTTCAGGGAAGGAAACGTGCAGATTAGGGGTCCTTGGTCTTCTGACTTTGATGGAGCTTTCTTTTgactttcctgtgttttttcacTCTATTTTCACTCTTATTCTATGTGATctcttaatattttatttcttttgtctggAAGCAAGCAATCTTCATACTATTTCCATCCAGATTTGTTCAAGATCTCATGGGAATCTGAACCTCAGTTTCCTGCATTCTAGTACAGATACTGACCTGGCTAATCCTGTGCTTTCATCATGGTGCTGTCCTCTGAGTTGAAAGCTGTGCTGCATACCTTTTTCCATCTCTCAAGATCATTTTGCTCTGTGAAAGTACATGCCTCTTAGGTAAAAAAAACCATCTGcacattttccttttggaaaaggTACAAAGGTACAGGACAAAGAAGGGGGAAATCTCAAAAAGTGAAGAGTAGAAAAGCTTGAAGGGAGAACAAACAGATGATATTTCTAATTcgccttgtttttatttttatatgtagAGAAACCTTTGGAGAACATGGGTCCATCCTTACAGAAAAGAGACTATGGGTGCACTGGATCTTGGAGGAGCTTCCACTCAAATTTCATTTGTCCCAGAGGACTCTCAGGAGAACTTGAATAGCATCGTGCAAGTGAAGTTGTATGGTTACAACTACAATGTCTACACTCACAGCTTCCAGTGCTATGGGAGAGATGAAGCTGAGAAAAAGCTTTTAGCATTGCTGCTCCAGGTCTGTTTAACAACCTTTGCTATATTGCTCTTGCGGGTGTTCAGTAACTGTCTGAACAGGTTGTATTTGCTTCCATTTATTGAAGTTTTGAGACCCCAAAAAGAGCTTTATTGTGCTTAATTGTGGACAAACACAGGTTTTATACAAAGATCTTCGTATTAGAGGAGAGTTTTGTACCATTTGACAAACAGATCTAACTAGTGATTTCCTGATCTTGCCAATGATTTTTTAGAGAATGACATGTCTATGAATTACAATGATCAGCAATGCTGTACTGATCAGTCATGACACaacaaaaatacatgtgtatgtggTGTAAAAAGGTTCTTGTAGTTAAGATCAAATCAGGTTATTTTTACTGTTGAGTAAACCTTAttgtttgaggatttttttttcttattattgttttttccttttcagaaatcAAATACCAGTTCCAACGTGGATAATCCATGTTACCCTCAAAATTATAATACTGCATTAACAATGAAGTACTTCTCTGGCAGCCTTTGTACACAGTCCCTGAGACCAGCTAATTACCACCCAAAACAGCTTGTGAACTTCCATGGAACAGGAGACCCACGTCTGTGCCAAGAGATGGTTTCTTTATTGTTTAACTTCACTGCTTGCAAAACCAGAGAAGACTGTCCTTTTAATGGAATATATCAGCCAAAAGTTAAAAAGAATTTTGTGGTAGGTTTGCAGGATTTCTTTCTCAGCTTGCTTGCTCTTGATTTCTATAGTTCTGAAAGTAACAGGCCTGTCATTTACTCCTTTTCTATAGGCTTTCTCAGGATTTTACTATACAATTAATGCTTTGAATTTATCTGGGCACTTTTCCCTAGCTGACTTCAATTCCAGTATGTGGTTTTTCTGTtcacagagctgggcacaggtAAGGAGgctgtttttttgggtttggctttttttgggtttttggggtttgctgattgtttttttaaagtgtaaaaGGGAAATATGAAAAGAATATGGACTGGACAAATATTCAGGACTTTCCAGAAGGTCTGTATCAACCTCAACATCTGTTTTCCCACTGCGCTTCAAACTATGTAGTATTTCATAGAATatgaatggtaggattggaagggacatttagagatctagtccatctagtccaaccccctgcagaagcaggtccacctacatcaggtcacataggaatgcatccaggtggttcttgaagacctccaaggaaggagcctccacaacccctctgggcagcctgtgccagggctccctcacctcaacagggaaatagttttttcttttaaatggaactttttgtgttccagcttcatcccattaccccttgtcctgttactagctactatagaaaaaagggatgtcccaatctcctgacacccaccatttagatatttgtaagtgttactaagatctcccttcagtcttctcttttatagactaaacagccccagttcccgcagcctttcctcataagaaagatgttccagtcccctgatcatcttggtggccctgtgctggactctctccagcacttccctgtccctcttgagctggggagccgagaactggacacaggactccagatgaggcctcaccaggatagagtagagggggagcagaacctccctggacctgctggccacactcttcttgatgcatcccaggatgtcattggccttcttggccacattgctggcacattgctggctcatatttagtttattatcatccaacactcccaggtctctctctgcagagctgctctccagcagttcaacccccagcctgtcctggtgcgtggggttgttcctccccagatgcaggactctgcacttgtccttgttgaacctcatgaggtcttccggtcgagatcccgctgaatggcagcacagccttctagtgaatcagccagtcctcccagtttggtgtcatcagggaacttgctgagggtacactctgtcccctcatccagattgtCATTCAGCTGGTGCTCGATACACTTcgccatccactcatccaagccacactgcctgagctttctgatgaggacgTTATgcgagatggtgtcaaaagccttgctgaagtcaaggtagatgacatccactgctctccccttatctagccagccagttatactgtcatagaaggctatcaggttggtcaaataggatttccccttggtgaagccatgttgactccccttgataaccatcttttctttcatatgtttagtaataacattcaggatgagttgttctattacctttctctttcttgtcctttttgaagcctgcagtgacattggcctttctccagtcctcaggcacctcaccagtcctccatgattgttcaaaaatgatggagagcagcttagcaaccacatcagccagctccctcagcactctaggatgcatcccaacaggacccattgactaatgagccttaagcttggccaacaagtctttaacctcttcctcttccagccGGGGCAAGTTCTTTGCTGTCCAGGCTATCCTACTacccttgccggactgggcttcctgagggccggccttggccataaagactcaagcaaagaagacattcagtacttcggccttctctgcatcctccgTCACTAggacaccctctgtgttcagcagcaggcccacattccccctcatcttccttttgctgccaaggtacctgaaaaacccctcCTTATTTTCCCTAACtttcctggctaaatttaattctagaagggctctagccttcctagttgcacccctggatgctctggcaatgttcctatactcttcccaagaagctagcccctgtttccacctctcatagatgactgctttctgcctgagttgtcccagcagatccttgctcatccatggaggcctcctgcttcctttttctgctttcctacatgtggggacacactgatcctgggcttggaggaagtggaacttgaagactgaccagctctcttgtGCATTTCTGCCACCTgggatcctatcccatgagactgctccaagcaggtctttgaagaggccaaagttggctcacttgaaatccagggtcatggtcctgctttgtgtcctgcctcttccacacaagATCTTGAGctccatctcatggtcactgcaggtgaggttgcctccaaccttcacatcctcaaccagaccctccttatttgtcagcaccacgtccagcagcacacccctccttgttggttcctcaatcacatGCGATACAAAgctgttgtcaacaatctgtaggaacctcctggactgtatgtgcttggctgtgtggctttgccagcaaatatcaatgaggttgaagtcccccatgaggaccagggactgtgatcatgaggcagctctcaaatGTACACaaaaggcctcatccacttccttttcctgatcaggtgtcctgtagcaaactcccacAACAGTATCACCTACATTActctgccccttaattttcacccataatcactctacccgctcctcatccccccccaggcacagttcagtacacattaattgctccctcacatagagagcaactccacctccttgccttgttagtctgtctttcctgaacaatacataaccctccatggctgtgctccagtcatggcagctgtcccaccacgtctctgtgactgcagtgaGGTTGTAGCCCTgtatctgcacccacatctctccagctcctcctgcttattccccggGCTGCgggcattggtgtagaggcagcgcggggcttactcaaacacacaggtttccctggacagatgcaggaggatcctccccagtttggctctccctcagggtggtcagccttccataTCTCAACCCAGTGTGTTGGCTAGCCTGTTCCCAAATATTGCAatgcccttatgggagagatggattccatcctgtcctatcaagttaTAGTCCCCAAAGAAGGATCCATTGTCTTAAAATCCAAAACCTTCCCACTGGCACCAACCTCTTAGCCAGGAGTTAACTTGCCCAGTTTTTGCATTGCTGACTTCCTCTTTACCTCTGGTGGACA encodes:
- the ENTPD3 gene encoding ectonucleoside triphosphate diphosphohydrolase 3, which encodes MLTKTPSVVAQVFLLLSIVLVITIAVIQINRQQILSPGLKYGIVLDAGSSRTTVYVYEWPAEKENNTGVVSQTFKCNVKGPGISSYESNPGALGKSFDDCLNKVKERIPVHLHKNTSVYLGATAGMRLLRLQNETAANEVLASIQNYFRAQPFEFRHAQIITGPEEGVYGWITANYLMGNFLERNLWRTWVHPYRKETMGALDLGGASTQISFVPEDSQENLNSIVQVKLYGYNYNVYTHSFQCYGRDEAEKKLLALLLQKSNTSSNVDNPCYPQNYNTALTMKYFSGSLCTQSLRPANYHPKQLVNFHGTGDPRLCQEMVSLLFNFTACKTREDCPFNGIYQPKVKKNFVAFSGFYYTINALNLSGHFSLADFNSSMWFFCSQSWAQLQFMLPKFEEIYARSYCFSANFIYYLFVHGYNFDAETWPQIHFQKEVGNSSIAWSLGYMLSLTNMIPAEGKLIQLPLKPSLFTGLLIFLSAMALLCLLFLVYLCVVSRTRKNISRVECVFIPE